The Anaerobacillus sp. CMMVII region CGAAGAACCTTACCAGGTCTTGACATCCTTTGACAACCCTAGAGATAGGGCTTTCCCCTTCGGGGGACAAAGTGACAGGTGGTGCATGGTTGTCGTCAGCTCGTGTCGTGAGATGTTGGGTTAAGTCCCGCAACGAGCGCAACCCTTGATCTTAGTTGCCAGCATTCAGTTGGGCACTCTAAGGTGACTGCCGGTGACAAACCGGAGGAAGGTGGGGATGACGTCAAATCATCATGCCCCTTATGACCTGGGCTACACACGTGCTACAATGGATGGTACAAAGGGCAGCAAAACCGCGAGGTTGAGCCAATCCCATAAAGCCATTCTCAGTTCGGATTGTAGGCTGCAACTCGCCTACATGAAGCCGGAATTGCTAGTAATCGCGGATCAGCATGCCGCGGTGAATACGTTCCCGGGCCTTGTACACACCGCCCGTCACACCACGAGAGTTTGTAACACCCGAAGTCGGTGGGGTAACGCAATATGCGAGCCAGCCGCCTAAGGTGGGACAGATGATTGGGGTGAAGTCGTAACAAGGTAGCCGTATCGGAAGGTGCGGCTGGATCACCTCCTTTCTATGGAGTTAAAACTCTAGTCGATGCTTTTCTTAGGAAAAGTACGCTGACGCTGTGTTTCAGTTTTGAGAGAATGATCTCTCAATTAAATAGTTAACTGCTCAATATTCATTATTGTGCTCCTGCGGTACTCCTTGCGTCGTATCCTCGTCGCAAAGCTGCATGAAGCTAATCAATAAAGCATCACACGATGTGATTGAGGTCAGTTGCTTTGTTCCTTGAAAACTAGATAACAACTAACACATTTAAGTTTTACCGGAAAGTTTGTAAAAGCTTTTGAGTAAACTTGAGTAGTCAAGAATTCAATTCGACGTAAAATCCTTTTAACAGGTAATTTTTCGAAAGAAGCAAGAAGATCGAGGAGCCGATTGAGTCAATCACCGGAGTGTACATAAACCGTACATGAGGATGATTGAGGAATGAAGGCGACGAAGATATTCGCCGCTTATTGCGAAAAATTTAGGTTAAGTTAGAAAGGGCGCACGGTGGATGCCTTGGCACTAGGAGCCGAAGAAGGACGTGACGAACAACGATATGCCTCGGGGAGCTGTAAGTAAGCTTTGATCCGGGGATTTCCGAATGGGGGAACCCACCATCCGTAATGGGATGGTACCCATAGCTGAATACATAGGCTATGAGGAGGCAGACCTGGGGAACTGAAACATCTAAGTACCCAGAGGAAGAGAAAGAAATTATCGATTTCCTGAGTAGCGGCGAGCGAAACGGAAACAGCCCAAACCAAGGGGCTTGCCCCTTGGGGTTGTAGGACACTCTACACGGAGTTACAAAGAAACGAAGTAGACGAAGCGATCTGGAAAGGTCCGCGAAACAAGGGTAACAGCCCTGTAATCGAAACTTCGTTTCCTCCAGAGTGTATCCTGAGTACGGCGGGACACGTGAAACCCCGTCGGAATCCGGGAGGACCATCTCCCAAGGCTAAATACTTCCTAGTGACCGATAGTGAACCAGTACCGTGAGGGAAAGGTGAAAAGCACCCCGGGAGGGGAGTGAAAGAGATCCTGAAACCGTGTGCCTACAAGTAGTTGGAGCCCATTTACGGGTGACAGCGTGCCTTTTGTAGAATGAACCGGCGAGTTACGATTACGTGCAAGGTTAAGCTGAAGAGGCGGAGCCGCAGCGAAAGCGAGTCTGAATAGGGCGAATGAGTACGTGGTCGTAGACCCGAAACCGTGTGATCTACCCATGTCCAGGGTGAAGTTCAGGTAACACTGAATGGAGGCCCGAACCCACGCACGTTGAAAAGTGCGGGGATGAGGTGTGGGTAGGGGTGAAATGCCAATCGAACTCGGAGATAGCTGGTTCTCCCCGAAATAGCTTTAGGGCTAGCCTCGAGGGAAGAGTATTGGAGGTAGAGCACTGATTGGACTAGGGGTCCCCACAGGATTACCGAATTCAGTCAAACTCCGAATGCCAAATACTTATCCTCGGGAGTCAGACTGCGAGTGCTAAGATCCGTAGTCAAGAGGGAAACAGCCCAGACCATCAGCTAAGGTCCCAAAGTATACGTTAAGTGGAGAAGGATGTGGAGTTGCCCAGACAACCAGGATGTTGGCTTAGAAGCAGCCACCATTTAAAGAGTGCGTAATAGCTCACTGGTCGAGTGACTCTGCGCCGAAAATGTACCGGGGCTAAACGTATCACCGAAGCTATGGATTGCGCACCTGGTGCGCAGTGGTAGGGGAGCGTTCTAAGTGCAGCGAAGTCAGACCGGAAGGACTGGTGGAGCGCTTAGAAGTGAGAATGCCGGTATGAGTAGCGAAAAGAGGGGTGAGAATCCCCTCCGTCGAAAGCCCAAGGTTTCCTGAGGAAGGCTCGTCCGCTCAGGGTAAGTCGGGACCTAAGCCGAGGCTGAAAAGCGTAGGCGATGGACAACAGGTTGAAATTCCTGTACCACCTCCTCACCGTTTGAGCAATGGGGGGACGCAGAAAGGTAGGGTAAGCGCACTGATGGATATGTGCGTCCAAGCAGTTAGGCTGAGAAGTAGGCAAATCCGCTTCTCGCGAAGGCTGAGCTGTGATGGCGAGCGAAATTTAAGTAGCGAAGTTCCTGATCCTACACTGCCAAGAAAAGCCTCTAGCGAGGTGAGAGGTGCCCGTACCGCAAACCGACACAGGTAGGCGAGAAGAGAATTCTAAGACGCTCGGGAGAACTCTCGTTAAGGAACTCGGCAAAATGACCCCGTAACTTCGGGAGAAGGGGTGCTCTGATAGGGTGTTAAAGCCCGAGAGAGCCGCAGTGAATAGATCCAAGCGACTGTTTAGCAAAAACACAGGTCTCTGCGAAGCCGCAAGGCGAAGTATAGGGGCTGACACCTGCCCGGTGCTGGAAGGTTAAGAGGAGGGGTTATCCGTAAGGAGAAGCTCTGAATTGAAGCCCCAGTAAACGGCGGCCGTAACTATAACGGTCCTAAGGTAGCGAAATTCCTTGTCGGGTAAGTTCCGACCCGCACGAATGGTGTAACGATTTGGATACTGTCTCAACGAGAGACCCGGTGAAATTATATTACCTGTGAAGATGCAGGTTACCCGCGACAGGACGGAAAGACCCCATGGAGCTTTACTGTAGCTTGATATTGGATTTTGGTACAATTTGTACAGGATAGGTAGGAGCCTGAGAACCCGGAGCGCCAGCTTCGGTGGAGGCGTCGGTGGGATACTACCCTGATTGTATTGAAATTCTAACCTAGGACCGTGATCCGGTTCGGGGACAGTGTCAGGTGGGCAGTTTGACTGGGGCGGTCGCCTCCTAAACAGTAACGGAGGCGCCCAAAGGTTCCCTCAGAATGGTTGGAAATCATTCGTAGAGTGCAAAGGCAAAAGGGAGCTTGACTGCGAGACCTACAAGTCGAGCAGGGACGAAAGTCGGGCTTAGTGATCCGGTGGTTCCGCATGGAAGGGCCATCGCTCAACGGATAAAAGCTACCCTGGGGATAACAGGCTTATCTCCCCCAAGAGTCCACATCGACGGGGAGGTTTGGCACCTCGATGTCGGCTCATCGCATCCTGGGGCTGAAGTAGGTCCCAAGGGTTGGGCTGTTCGCCCATTAAAGCGGTACGCGAGCTGGGTTCAGAACGTCGTGAGACAGTTCGGTCCCTATCCGTCGCGGGCGTAGGAAATTTGAGAGGAGCTGTCCTTAGTACGAGAGGACCGGGATGGACACACCGCTGGTGTACCAGTTGTTCCGCCAGGAGCATAGCTGGGTAGCTACGTGTGGAAGGGATAAGTGCTGAAAGCATCTAAGCATGAAGCCCCCCTCGAGATGAGATTTCCCTTGGAGTTAATCCAGTAAGACCCCTTAAAGATGATGAGGTTGATAGGTCTCGGGTGGAAGCACGGCGACGTGTGGAGCTGAGAGATACTAATCGGTCGAGGACTTATCCTATAAATAAGTTTAGAGTGATGAGTGTTGAGTTTTGAGTTGCGTGAGTAGCTCGAAGCAGTAAATACCAAATTCTAAATAAACGGATTGAATTTTACTCAAGTCTTAAATGTGTGTTATCTAGTTTTCAGGGAATGATTTTTTCTATAAAATAAGCTGGTTGACCTGTTAAGGTCAGTTGCTTTTTTTGACGGAAAGAACTAAAAGGTATTGACATAGATGAAAATATGTTTTATCATATCAATTGTCTATGTTGTTATACAAGTTTGGTGGCGATAGCGAAGAGGTCACACTCGTTCCCATGCCGAACACGATCGTTAAGCTCTTCAGCGCCGATGGTAGTTGGGGGTTTCCCCCTGTGAGAGTAGGACGTCGCCAAGCAAATTCCTTGTATCTACTTATATTGATAATGGACTATTAAATCATTCCACAGTAGCTCAGTGGTAGAGCAATCGGCTGTTAACCGATCGGTCGTAGGTTCGAGTCCTACCTGTGGAGCCATGCTTCCATAGCTCAGTAGGTAGAGCACTTCCATGGTAAGGAAGGGGTCGTCGGTTCAAATCCGGTTGGAAGCTCCATTTTCATATTCATGGCCCGTTGGTCAAGCGGTTAAGACACCGCCCTTTCACGGCGGTAACACGGGTTCGAATCCCGTACGGGTCACCATTTACTATTGATATATTTAATACTTCGGAGGATTAGCTCAGCTGGGAGAGCACCTGCCTTACAAGCAGGGGGTCGGCGGTTCGAACCCGTCATCCTCCACCAAATTTTCTTCGCAGCATAGTGGAGCAAAATAACTTACTTTAATATGCCGGCCTAGCTCAATTGGTAGAGCAACTGACTTGTAATCAGTAGGTTGGGGGTTCAAGTCCTCTGGCCGGCACTCGTGAACAACAGCAATGTGGAGGGGTAGCGAAGTGGCTAAACGCGGCGGACTGTAAATCCGCTCCCTCCGGGTTCGGCGGTTCGAATCCGTCCCCCTCCACCATTCTTTCATTGGGCTATAGCCAAGCGGTAAGGCAACGGACTTTGACTCCGTCATTCTCTGGTTCGAATCCAGATAGCCCAGCCATTATTATTCGAGCCATTAGCTCAGTTGGTAGAGCATCTGACTTTTAATCAGAGGGTCGAAGGTTCGAATCCTTCATGGCTCATCAGTTTTAAAACTTTCCATAATGCGGAAGTAGTTCAGTGGTAGAACACCACCTTGCCAAGGTGGGGGTCGCGAGTTCGAACCTCGTCTTCCGCTCCAAAGCAACTACGTCGAATAAACATCTTTGCAGCTTTGCGACGAGCAAACGAAGTGGCGCAGGAGCATTGCATTTCATTATATTTTAAATTACTGCGGGTGTAGTTTAGTGGTAAAACCTCAGCCTTCCAAGCTGATGTTGTGAGTTCGATTCTCATCACCCGCTCCAAATGGGGCCTTAGCTCAGCTGGGAGAGCGCCTGCCTTGCACGCAGGAGGTCAGCGGTTCGATCCCGCTAGGCTCCACCATACATATTACAATGAAAAACCCTAGGATAACCTAGGGTTTTATTTTTCTTGCGCTATTTTATTGAACACGTTTAAGAGCTTGTCCAATCTAGTGCTAGCATCAACTACTTCATCAGAACTTAGGGGATAGTCATATGCTAGCTTGATCATATGCTTTCGTGCAATTTCGATTTCTTCCAGCATAATATCGTTATTGTAGTTTTTCTTCATGATTCAATCCCTCCTAGTATTTTTTATACCCTGGATAAAAAAAGCAAAACGTATTTCTTCAAAATTGTGGAATTTTATTTTTATCATGTTAAAATTAAGTTTGTTTGAAACTTATTTAAGTGTTGTTCGTAAATAGAGTAACCGCATAGAAGCGGAGGTAAAAAAAGTATGGACACATTAGTAAAGCGCATAATACAAAATGTAAAAAAAGGTGACCAACAAGCATTTGCTGAGCTAGTCGAGCTCTATAAGGATAAAGTTTATCAAATTTCCTATCGAATGGTTGGTAATGTTCATGAAGCACAAGACATTGCTCAAGAAGCGTTTCTTAGGGCTTATATGAATATTGAAACATATGATACAAATCGGAAGTTTTCAACTTGGTTATTCCGTATTGTGACAAACCTATCGATCGACCGACTCAGAAAGAAAAAACCAGACTTTTATCTTGATCAAGAAATTAGTGGAACAGAGGGATTAACACTTGCGTCCCAAATTGCTGCAGCTGATGAACTACCGGAAGATTTAGTGATTACACATGAACTACAAGATTGGATACAAGGAGAAATATTAAAGTTACCAACTAAATATCGTTCGGCTATTATTTTGAAGTATATTGAGGACCTTTCATTGAAGGAAATAAGTGAGATTTTAGATCTTCCTATCGCAACGGTTAAAACAAGAATTCACCGTGGGCGAGAAGCACTTAGGAAACGATTAAGCA contains the following coding sequences:
- the sigW gene encoding RNA polymerase sigma factor SigW, which gives rise to MDTLVKRIIQNVKKGDQQAFAELVELYKDKVYQISYRMVGNVHEAQDIAQEAFLRAYMNIETYDTNRKFSTWLFRIVTNLSIDRLRKKKPDFYLDQEISGTEGLTLASQIAAADELPEDLVITHELQDWIQGEILKLPTKYRSAIILKYIEDLSLKEISEILDLPIATVKTRIHRGREALRKRLSNV
- a CDS encoding aspartyl-phosphate phosphatase Spo0E family protein, coding for MKKNYNNDIMLEEIEIARKHMIKLAYDYPLSSDEVVDASTRLDKLLNVFNKIAQEK